TGAAAATACCCATTTGTAAAAAATTGCTTGGAGAAATGGAACATTTGAGGACCTGAAAACCTGCTTCAGTCACTCATTTCCTTAGATTTCCCCATCTCCAGATTTTTGTCACATAATAGTTCCCCATTTCATTCTGCTTGTCTTACTTCTCTGTGCACACCGTTGCCTTCTGCCTCTTCATGTTTGCCGTTTCAGGGGGTGGTGGTGTTCAGTGATGTGACTGTAGACTTCTCCCGTGAGGAGTGGGAATACCTGAACTCTGTGCAAAGAGTTTTATACAGAGATGTGATGCTGGAGAACTACAGCAACCTGGTGTCAGTGGGTAAGGCTATCTGCCCCACAGATTTCAAGATCTGTTAGGAATGTCTGCTTTCTACATTGTGAATTATTTAGCTGCCTTTGAAATAACTCTGAATTTGTGCTTTCCACTCAGAGTTTGAACTTTGTGGAGTGGAAATTTTTCTGGTTTTCTGTGTCCCTTCCTATAATTTCACTTATTTCTTTAACAAATGACTAGAAATGAATTCTGGGACATCCCAGcataactgattttttttcctgtaaacaGGACTTTCTATTTCTAAACCAGCTGTGATCACCTTATTGGAGCAAGGGCATGAGCCCTGGACAGGTGGTCCAGTGCCAACTAAAGAAAGCCAGTCCTTACATAAGTGGCAGAAATCAAGAAGAGTGTTGAAGAAGAGCAGTACAGGTGGTAATCCAGCTATCTATGAGGAGGGAACACCTTTGAGTCTGGAAGGTGAGCCTTGTAGACCTTGATCTATGGATCACTCTTACTTTTTTAACCAACCAGTCTTCTTTTACTCCCTTGAAAATTATTGCATCTACATTTGTATTTAAGTATTTTCTTAGCTACTGGAGGAATACAAAAAGGTACTCCTCCAAGTCACCAGTAGATAGCGCCTTTTCTCCTAGGACCAAATTTAGAATCACCTCAAGTGCTTCTTAGCTCTTGATTGCTATGGGGCAGATTCCAGAAGAAAGGCCTCAGACATAGTAAGATAGTTCTACATTGATTGGTGCCAGTAGCCCTGGAAGTTCATGCCTGGAACTCTCCTGGacccttctgtgtgtgtgtgtgtgtgttgagtttAATCTGTATAATTTCTCTGTAATAAACTGAATCCATGAATGTAACTGTTGTGAGTCCTGAGTCATTCTAGTGAATCACTTATCTTAAGGTCTTGCAGACCTCCTGAATGTACAGCCCTATTCCTTTTGTGCAAAAAGGAAAAAGTTAACTCATTCTGTGATTACATAATAAGAAATGTAAAATATCTAGCGTATAAATAAATAGCCCTTCTATGGTTGCTGTTATGATGGAAGAATTTCTTACCTCAAGTAGGTTGAATGAGCAAAAGGTGTGGGTAAAGACTTTAACATGGATTCTGAGGTGTGCCTAATCCCAGCTacatggaaggctgagacaggggacCACAGGTTTGAAGCCAATCTGAGCAACATAGCTAAACTCTATCTcaaaaaaagaatgttttaaatgattaaaaaataaaatggactacGAGAAAACCAGAGAAAAAATACTCTAAGAACTCCAGAAGTCCATATAGTGATTCCTATGAAACTGTTGCTGAGAACTAAAGCAAACATACATAGAATTAAGCCACATCAAGGCCAGCCAAAGAATGGCAGCAAACTGTAATCTGAACAGTTCCAGAAGATAGCATAGAAATGAGACAGTCTGAATTTTGACTAGCCAATGTAGAGGGCTCCCTGAATACCCGAGACTCAATAAAGATGCCAAAATGTTCACTCCCTAGTATAGAATTAAAGTATTCTGTAGAAAAATCtatcctaaccctaccctaatagAGCTTAATAAAATCCATGAAAGGATCAAACATCCTTAAATCACCTGTCTACTAGAACAGAATACAAAGTCTTTAATAAAAATTAGCAAAATTGGGCTGGCGTTGTAGCTCAgtgagtggtacagtgcttgcctcgcatgtgtgaggcactagcatgtgtgaggcactaggttcgctcctcaacaccacataaaaataaataagatactgtgtccatctacaactaaaaaaaattagcaaagttAAACATTTGACAATATAACATTCTCGATTTCTAGCATTCAAATATAAAACACTAGATGTTGGAAAATAGCATAAATAGTCAACAGAAGTGACAGATGGAATTAGCAGACAGAAGGTTAGAACAACTCttctacatatgtgtaataagttAATAGATTTAGGGGAAGCCCTCCATATAATGGCAAGAGACTGGAGAGACTACCTGCCAACAGAGCAATAAGAACTTGTTTTATTCTCTTgcatctcaaaattttaaagtaCATGCAACAGTAGTTTTTCAGGAACATGTCTGGATTCCAAGCAATAAAGACAGTGATTCTCGACAGACAGGAAACCAATAAGGCCCTGTGATTGCCCCATCTTGCTTTGTTGAGAGAGTGAGTCTTAGGATGCAGCTCAGAGAAGTCGGAAGAGCCCAACAAATTCCATGAGTAGAGAAGACGGAGCTGAGTCCAGGGTGATCAAGGCAGCACATGTTCAGAGGAGCACAAAAGGATGAGCTGCAGAGTGAGGGAAGACTAAAGATCTGCAGAAGGGCTCCTTTGAGAGTTCAACAGATTACTGGTAAGCAGATGGGGAATTACCTGAGGCTTCCAGAACCATTTGGAACGACTAGAAGGACCTATGCCCAGCACTCACACAGCCAGGAAAATACCTGCTCCCACTATCCAGACAGACTGAAAAGCCTTACAACTCTTCATGCACATTGATGAGACTGCTCCACAGTGTCTTACCTCAACTGTCAGGCCATGGAACTACTCTGGATCTTCCTAACAGTTCCTAAAAGAAAGATCTAAAAGGATCAGATGACAACTTTCAAGTAATTTAATGATCTCAAAGCTtatttaaaggaatacaaaatctAGTACTCAACAAGACAATTCAcaatgcctcatgttcaatacaaGATTATTGTGCATGCCAAGATAGAAAAAGGATCCATAATGAGGACAATTTTTGTTAAAACCAACCAAGAAATGGTAAATATTAGAAGACATTTTTAAAGTTATAACTATATTCCAAGTGTTAAAAAGTTGAGCCAgacgtagaacatccttttaagcaCCCATATTGTTTCTAGAGTAGAAAACTAAAAAGCCTGCATTGGGTTGTACAGTGGATTCAATATTTCATGTTCAGAAAAGGTTAGTGAACTGGAAAGCAGCAACTGAAATGCAAAAGAGGAATGAGTGGATGTGACTTTTGGAATAACTTAGGCAACCTAATATACAAGTGTTTGGAGTATACTCCAAAGAGAACTGGCAGCAGAGAAAATATAAGAATGACCAAAAATTTGACAAAACGGATACACAAGCTTCAAAGAACTTCAAATATAAGAAGCACACATATTTAAAGACTGTAAGACATAATCAAATTGCTCAAAGACTGTGTGAGCATCTCAGGTTTCATGATTTTTATGATCTTTAATCACATGGGCAGTTTCAATTATGGAAGCTAGTGTTTCTCAGTTGGTATATACTGTACTACAAGATATGGAAATCTCATCTAAAATCCAATTAGTTGCTGCAAGGTGGTATTCATTGGCTTTTATAATAGGCCCATCTATGTTCCACACAGAGGGGTTAGAGAACTTCCCAGCTTCTAACAAAGTCATTAAACTGGTAATCACTTTTTGTCACAAAGTATTCTATCCTGTCAAATCAACCTGTATGAACTTGGACAGTTCTATTGGTTCCCATTTATCATATGCAATCCGTAGtgtttaaatattgaatttatagtTTCACAATACTAGGTAGTGCATTCCCAGTCAGATATAATGTCTAGTCATTTAATATATTTAGGTAAAGAAAATGTAAAGTCTGTTCATTCCAATTCTTATCCATGTTTCAGCAGTTCCACCAGTGGCTCCCATATCCTTACACTCTAACTCTGTCCCCCAATAGGGCTTCTCTAGTGGAAGTTTGAATCATTCTGTTTTGTGTTTCCATGTCAAGGAGTCCCAGAAAGTTTCTTCCTCACCTCTTGGTTAATTTGTGTTTGTGCATTATGAGTACATAAAGCCTTTGTATTCCTAGCTGGGGGTTGGGCTGAGGGACCCTGACTCTTTCATCAATCTTTACCCTGTTGAGTCTGATCACACCATAATTTGATATATGTATGCATCACACAATGATTGTGCCTTGCagcattttaagttcttcttgaaTAATAAATAGCTCAAGTTTTGTTTACCACCCATCAGTGTTGAAGGACGAACACAGACTCCTACTGATCCACCTTCCTTCCTGTAGTATTGTACTGAGACATTTGTTTGCTTTTATCAATGTCCACCTTATTCATCCCATTTCTTAAACTATTTAAAGATGAGtgtgggtgtaactcagtggtagagcacttgcttaacatgcataaggccctgggttccatccctatgcgcgcgcacatacacatacacatacacacacacacacacacacacacacacaacaacaaaaacaacaacaaaaaaaaaccttcaaagatttCTACCCTGTTTAATGAGTCTCTTGAATCTCCCCTTTATATTTCTGTCTTTCTCCATTCTCTTGCAGCTTACTCTAATTTCCATAACTGTTTcagcataattttttcctttggtaGCATCCCTGTGGCTGTAGCTCAGAATAGATGAAATGCAAGCTCAGCCCAGATTCCAGATCACAATAACAGAGGCATTTATTTTGTAGTTcacttatttcattttaatttgcttttcttaATGTATCTAGGGAGCCATCTAAGAACACAATATCATTTAAAATATTGTGATTAAATTACACAGCCTTTGGCTGTTAGGGCTGTGAACTACATTTGCAGGCAAGAGAAAAGAGAAGTCTGGTTGCATGTCCTACTGCTTAAAAAGCAGTCCACTTAGGTCAGCAAGTATGTGAAGGCCTTGGCTGCTCTGCCTGTGACCCCAGCCCAGAGTGCAAGACAATTGTCTCTACTATTCAGGTGTATGTTAGAACTGCCAAATGTATTGTTTAAAGGCATGTAGAAAATCTCATCTATGCCATAAAGGTTCTGGTTATAGAATAAAGAGTAAATGTCATGTCATCAAAATTAAGAGAAGCTCAGGTGCCTTTTATAAAAAGcaacattttgaaatttaaaagctTAAGTAGACTTGCTTGGTTGACAGAGAAGTTATAAGACAGCTCAAGAGCTTTCAGGTCTAAGACAAAGCTATGTTGCTTAGATGTTAAAATTTTGTAGTGGATTGTGCAATTGCTGGGTTGCcacctaaaatattttaatgtaatcTATTGAAAACGATTTTACCAAAGTGTAAGTATTAAAAAGTatatgggcaaaaaaaaaaaaagtagtgaacCAATTCATCAGGAAGTGGGTCTGTTATTTCTGAAGTTCACTGATAACTTTTTACTTCTAATAACCAGCTGAGCATGAGTAACTAGGATTCCAGTTTTGGATTAACTAGTTACTGAGAATCCAAAttttgtcaactgctctttcaACCTTTCTTGTCCCACGCCATGATTTCACCATGTGTCAGTGAGCCAGGATCATTTTAGCAACCCCACCTTTTGATACCAGCTGTAGTTTTTAAGATTACCAAGCCCACTCTTAGATTCAGGAGTTTACTAGATGTATTATCAGATTGCTTGAAGCTGTTTTAACCACATTCATGGTTTATTACACTGGAAGAATAGAGATTCAGATCAGCAAAGAAGGGGAACATAGGAGAGGGTCCAGGAATAATGTGGTATGAGCTATCATTTGTCCTTCTTCAGGGGAATCACATGGATAGCACTTTTTACTTTTTCTGAAACAATATGTGGCAATACACATGGAATACTGTCAACCAAAGCTTTTGTGTCCAAGGTTTTCATTAGATGTTAACAGACTATTTTATGTAACTTAAGCTCTGAGTTATTCCATGCTGCACAGAATAGAAGTTTTCAGGCTGTGCCTAAGCCTTTGTTACTCCATTTTGTAAAGCAATGGTTTGCTATAAGCTGCTCTGTTTTGTGTTTAAGGGCTGAGGCGTAATGATTCCACACCTTGTTTGTACAAATAGATAACCACTATCTACCTGCCATAACCATAGGCATAAGCTGATAAATAAATTGTGCTAGTAAGGATAACCACCTGTacttgggtgcagtggcacatgcttataatcccagcagctcaggaggatgaggcaggaggatcacaagttcaaagccagcttcagcaaaagtgagtgctaagcaactcattgagaccttgtctctaaatgaaatacaaaatagggctggggatgtagctcaatggtcaatccccagtaacccctgCCCCCCAAAAAATGACCACCTCTGAACTTATAAAATtaatcagaagcacatggatACATGTGCATATTAAACTCACATCAGACAAAACATGAGCTTATCAAACACGCCAGACCACCAAATGATGCTACCCACTCACTCAAGACCCATAAAAGAAGGAGCATCCCAAGACAGGACAGAGTGGCTTCCTGACCCCATTCAgccataaataaaatgaaattatgtcatttgcaggaaaatgggtggaAATAGAAACCATCATGttgagcaaaataagtcaaactcaaaaggtcaaggatcatatgttttctctcatatgcagaagctaaagaggaaaaaggaaaagaaggtggtatagatctcctaaaaatcaaagggagttcagtagaggaaagggactagGGGgttagagggagggcaggagcggGAAAATGCCgggagtgatactggccaaatcatattgttatattgggtgcatgtacaaatatgtaacaacaaattccaacATTATGTACTTCTGTAATGTACcagtaaaaaatgtggaaaacaaGACATAACACCTCCACCTATTaaactaagaaaaataataaaagaaaaacctataaatctaaaaaaagaaaaagaaattaagattGGAACAAATGAAATTGTGATTGCCCTGTTTATGACTATCAGGTGATCCACAATTTTCAGTGAACTGCCACTGATAAAAGTGGTGTACCTGAGAATTTATTATTCTTCAGTAAAATCTGAAAACATGGAAAGAAACAAACGTGTTTGGTCTGTATTAATGACATACCATGCTCATGACACTAGGTAAATATAATATTGTCAGGGAGGACATATTCAAGCCTTAGAGTTTCTCTACCAAGTGGCAGGCAAGAGTCAAACTTTATTCAGGCTAGGTTAATCCTTTACTGCAGAGGATCTCAGAGTGACTCAGTGATTTGTCTCCAAATTTAAGCTTGTATTTTAGTGCTGGGATATAAAACAACCCAATTTTAATATTCTTACTATACCACATCACCCATTTTATTTTGTCCCACTTATCTGAACTTACAGATTTCTCCCACTATCTGTCACAAACGTAGCCATTGCTCCACAAATAATGTTTCATGGaattcttaaagaaaaaaagcattttcaagaaattcatatatttttaagtccAACCATGGCAGTCTTCCCTAAGTCCATCCATTCCTGCATGACTCATTTGATGGTTTCCCTTAGATTATAATCAGTCTGGATTTCTACCTTTTATCAGCCTAACTTCAGATCATTTCCAATACATTATTTATTAGCATGCTTTCTGTTCTTTCACCTCAGAAATATCCTCTGGTTTTACTTGTTTAATTCATGTCATAGGTATGATATTCCTCTCCTTTTTACAATACACATGTATGGTAatgtattataaaaatatataaccaaGCAAGCCTTTCCTTCAATTTGGATGATCATGTaggacaatatatattttatcaatCCTCCCAAATAATTCAGTCATACAAATGTTTGAGAATCATTGACAATCTCTTATTCATTTCTTTCATCTTCCTATAtggatttattcattctttttttttgttcatttgttgaaAGGCACAGCTCTAGTCAGTAGTGCCTTACTATTTACTATTAgtttatttgaaaacatttttttgtttttatctttccAACCATAGAAGTTTTATttctcccaagttaagagaggagcaaatgttttatttttatttcatttcagaTCAACCATTGAAGTCTGCATCCAAGAATCAACCTTTAAAGGGAAAAATTAGTAATGTAAAATCATTCTCATTAGAGTTCACGGAAGGAATTATAAGGCCGTGCTCAAGTGTCCAAGATATTTGGGAATGTAAAGACCAATTTGAGGGACCATATTCTTATCAAGAAGCACATTTCAGCAAAGTAATAATCACCAGTGAAGATGTACCTGCTTTTGATCAGCAGGTATCTCTTACTCTATACCACAGATCTGGAAATGAAGAGAAACCATATTACTGTAAGGAATGTGGGAAGGCTTTTAGTCGTGGATCACAActtactcaacaccagagaaCTCACAGTGGTGAGAAACCCTATGACTGTAGGGACTGTGGGAAGGCCTTCAGTTGTAGTTCAGCACTTTCAAGACATCAGAAAACTCACACTGGTGAgaaaccctatgaatgtaaggaATGTGGTCAGTCCTTTAGTTGTGGCCCATATCTTCTGCGGCATCAGAGGATTCACACTGGTGAGAAACCTTATGAATGTAGACAATGTGGGAAGGCTTTTAGTTGGATGTCATATTTTTCTCAACATCAAAGAATACATACTGGTGAaaaaccctatgaatgtaagcagtgtggaaaagcattttgtt
This sequence is a window from Callospermophilus lateralis isolate mCalLat2 chromosome 17, mCalLat2.hap1, whole genome shotgun sequence. Protein-coding genes within it:
- the LOC143382713 gene encoding uncharacterized protein LOC143382713, producing MGRGLDGDAGVQSRSSREVGRGVGVQWGGAARREKPDVSGILSPFGFRSARRRGGIMAATYQGVVVFSDVTVDFSREEWEYLNSVQRVLYRDVMLENYSNLVSVGLSISKPAVITLLEQGHEPWTGGPVPTKESQSLHKWQKSRRVLKKSSTGGNPAIYEEGTPLSLEDQPLKSASKNQPLKGKISNVKSFSLEFTEGIIRPCSSVQDIWECKDQFEGPYSYQEAHFSKVIITSEDVPAFDQQVSLTLYHRSGNEEKPYYCKECGKAFSRGSQLTQHQRTHSGEKPYDCRDCGKAFSCSSALSRHQKTHTGEKPYECKECGQSFSCGPYLLRHQRIHTGEKPYECRQCGKAFSWMSYFSQHQRIHTGEKPYECKQCGKAFCWKSYLTKHQRIHTAEKFYECKECGKAFNKTSKLVQHQRIHIGEKPYECKECGKAFIRSSSLIQHQRIHTGEKPYECKECGKTFSCNSYLSQHQRFHTGKRPYECKECGKTFSYHSNFTIHKKMHTGEKPYECKNCGKAFTRSWNFIRHQRIHNDD